One Malus domestica chromosome 11, GDT2T_hap1 genomic region harbors:
- the LOC103422975 gene encoding uncharacterized protein — MEKGRAIASITNSLNKLDLISKSNPSPQIPQIQSSRTQLERAKTPPSLQSLCIGIVGRHLEDIIPDLAEIAFNFPPDIKVALVAIARRRKLLDDDVIVSLADHTWKSLDLSASDVSDFGLAKVAEICGSLQAVDISRCDKITAAGVSELVQRCQSLETLRCGGSPRSDHTARRCLDVFKPKLNDVEGDSWEELNTAEIVNGAESLRWLVWPKIDNDSLEGFATECLRITVNPKPSPFGFSGTQVPKEAFPDIQLDDSVVKDIDPKTWAVRGFTPKAIPSSLSSPEELSVAEKFRRAFEERDTRLAPKRAKNARQHRRRAERDWVMTDTRAKAVALASRASRSLHSWN; from the exons ATGGAAAAAGGAAGAGCCATCGCTTCGATTACGAATTCTTTGAACAAGTTGGATTTGATTTCCAAATCCAATCCCAGCCCCCAAATCCCTCAAATCCAATCCTCCA GAACACAGCTTGAAAGGGCCAAGACTCCTCCGAGTTTACAAAGTTTGTGTATCGGAATCGTCGGCAGGCATTTGGAGGATATCATTCCCGACTTGGCCGAGATTGCATTTAACTTTCCGCCGGATATAAAG GTGGCACTGGTGGCAATTGCCAGAAGAAGAAAGTTACTCGACGACGATGTTATTGTCTCTTTGGCTGATCATACATGGAAAAGTCTTGACCTTTCGGCATCAGATGTTTCGGATTTCGGGTTAGCAAAAGTGGCCGAGATATGTGGGTCACTTCAAGCTGTTGATATTAG CCGGTGTGACAAAATCACTGCTGCTGGAGTTTCTGAACTTGTGCAGCGTTGCCAATCATTGGAGACTTTGAGATGCGG AGGGAGCCCTAGGAGTGACCACACTGCACGCAGGTGCTTGGATGTATTTAAACCGAAGTTGAATGATGTAGAGGGAGATTCCTGGGAAGAACTGAATACTGCAGAAATTGTGAATGGTGCAGAGTCATTGCGTTGGCTTGTATGG CCAAAGATTGATAATGATTCTCTTGAGGGATTTGCCACCGAATGCCTGCGCATTACAGTAAATCCAAAGCCATCACCCTTCGGATTCAGTGGAACCCAAGTTCCCAAGGAGGCATTCCCAGACATCCAATTGGATGATTCTGTTGTCAAGGATATTGATCCCAAAACATGGGCGGTGCGTGGTTTTACACCAAAGGCAATACCTTCATCTCTTTCCAGCCCCGAGGAGTTGTCTGTGGCTGAAAAGTTTAGACGTGCATTTGAGGAAAGGGATACTCGGTTAGCCCCCAAGAGAGCCAAAAATGCAAGGCAGCATCGGCGACGTGCGGAGAGAGACTGGGTGATGACGGATACTAGAGCAAAGGCGGTCGCTCTAGCCTCACGAGCGAGCAGATCTCTACACAGTTGGAACTAG